A stretch of Comamonadaceae bacterium M7527 DNA encodes these proteins:
- a CDS encoding PLP-dependent aminotransferase family protein has translation MAKTLQGAMWKQLMLRTARENLSLQAQIREMLVGAILDGHLELDQPVPSSRVLAEHLGVGRITVVLAYQQLVDEGYLVSKERKGHFVSPTILGERVKKTAPQANTQAVPAAGVDWTSRFCQRPSAQHSITKPSNWQAYPYPFLYGQFDESLFPTSAWRECCLKALSVLDIRAWAPDQITRDDDSLVHQICARVLPRRGVWATPDELIVTVGAQHALYMVADLLMSSGTRVAIEDPGYPDARNIFSNRTDSLSPAEIDQYGLVVGDHLRNFDYIYTTPSHQCPTGVTMPLSRREQLLQLANESNVVIIEDDFESENNFGGHPIPALKSLDQHNRVIYVGSLSKSMAPGLRIGYVVAAKELIAELRALRRLMIRHPSTFIQRSLSLFISLGHNDAQLRRLGEAQKERSALILDALGRYAPDCRVTPMTGGGSFWVRLPQGVSALALAEHAKTRGVLIEPGDVFFNRSAGNGQFVRLGFQSISASVIDAGVAEFAKALADVRQ, from the coding sequence ATGGCAAAAACACTGCAAGGAGCCATGTGGAAGCAGTTGATGCTTCGTACGGCTAGAGAAAACCTATCGCTGCAAGCGCAGATCCGCGAGATGCTGGTCGGCGCCATACTCGATGGGCACCTGGAGCTGGACCAACCAGTGCCTTCCAGCAGGGTGCTGGCTGAGCATTTGGGTGTCGGCAGAATCACGGTCGTATTGGCCTACCAGCAGTTGGTCGATGAGGGCTACCTGGTCTCCAAAGAGCGCAAGGGTCATTTCGTCAGCCCCACCATTTTGGGGGAGAGGGTCAAAAAGACGGCGCCACAGGCAAACACACAAGCTGTGCCCGCTGCAGGTGTTGATTGGACGTCTCGATTTTGCCAGCGCCCCAGCGCACAGCACAGCATCACCAAGCCCAGTAACTGGCAAGCCTATCCTTATCCGTTCTTGTACGGCCAGTTTGATGAATCGCTGTTTCCCACCTCGGCATGGCGCGAGTGTTGCCTCAAAGCGCTCAGCGTGCTGGATATCCGGGCATGGGCGCCTGATCAAATCACACGCGATGACGACTCCCTGGTGCACCAGATTTGCGCCAGGGTGTTACCGCGCAGGGGCGTCTGGGCCACCCCTGATGAACTCATAGTGACCGTTGGCGCGCAACACGCGTTGTACATGGTGGCCGACTTGTTGATGAGCTCGGGTACCCGCGTGGCCATCGAAGACCCAGGGTATCCCGATGCCCGCAATATTTTCAGTAACCGCACTGATAGCCTAAGCCCTGCCGAGATTGACCAATACGGTTTGGTGGTTGGAGATCATCTGCGCAATTTTGACTACATCTATACAACGCCCAGTCACCAGTGCCCAACGGGCGTCACCATGCCATTGAGCCGACGTGAACAATTGTTGCAGTTGGCCAATGAGTCCAATGTGGTGATCATCGAGGACGACTTTGAAAGTGAAAACAACTTTGGAGGTCACCCCATTCCTGCGCTGAAAAGCCTGGATCAACACAACCGCGTGATTTATGTGGGCAGCCTGTCCAAGAGCATGGCGCCAGGTCTGCGCATTGGTTATGTTGTTGCCGCAAAAGAGTTGATTGCTGAATTGCGAGCGCTGCGCCGGCTCATGATCCGTCACCCTTCGACCTTTATTCAGCGCAGTCTTTCGCTGTTCATCTCGTTGGGACACAACGACGCCCAGCTGCGTCGATTGGGTGAGGCCCAAAAAGAACGCAGCGCTCTCATTCTTGACGCCTTGGGTCGCTATGCGCCCGATTGCCGCGTGACGCCTATGACGGGCGGCGGTTCGTTTTGGGTCAGGTTGCCGCAGGGGGTATCCGCATTGGCGCTTGCCGAACACGCCAAAACACGTGGGGTATTGATTGAGCCCGGCGATGTTTTCTTCAATCGATCAGCTGGAAATGGACAGTTTGTCCGCTTGGGCTTTCAGTCCATCAGCGCGTCCGTGATTGATGCGGGTGTCGCAGAGTTTGCCAAAGCGCTTGCAGATGTGCGGCAATAA
- a CDS encoding TRAP transporter large permease translates to MDLYVAELLFGGFVILLLIGAPITVALGGAGMMAYIALDKDPIALVQIAFNSVGSFPLMALPAFVLAGALMEAAGISKRLVDIAETLAGPITGGLGVATVVACLFFGAISGSGPATTAAVGMLMIPAMTRRNYDRPYASAVTAASGGLGIIIPPSIPMVIFGIAALGMQPPPEAVEKFGSFASMSIPKLFIAGVIPGTVMAGSLLLMNYYISKKNGYKGLTENWSFDDVRASLRRGIWAALAPLIILGGIYSGLFTPTESAIVAIFYTLFVGIFIHRELKLPRISESLRTTTWITGRVLLILFTATAFGRLLVEQRIPAQIADSMLSLTDNIYLIWTMVIVFLLFVGMFMETLAAILILVPVLLPVMYSVGADPTHVGIVVICTLSIGFMTPPLGENLFVASGIGGETVERITVRVLPFVLVTTIAVFTIAFVPQISLWLPRLVGY, encoded by the coding sequence AAGACCCGATAGCGCTGGTTCAAATTGCATTCAACTCGGTTGGCAGTTTTCCGCTGATGGCCTTGCCCGCTTTTGTGCTGGCTGGTGCGCTGATGGAGGCCGCCGGCATTTCAAAGCGCCTGGTGGACATCGCGGAGACCCTGGCAGGCCCAATCACGGGCGGCCTGGGTGTTGCCACAGTCGTTGCCTGCCTGTTCTTTGGCGCCATTTCAGGCTCTGGGCCTGCCACCACTGCCGCTGTGGGTATGTTGATGATTCCTGCGATGACACGGCGCAACTACGACCGCCCTTACGCGTCAGCGGTCACTGCAGCATCAGGTGGATTGGGCATCATTATTCCCCCGTCTATTCCAATGGTGATTTTTGGCATTGCGGCTTTGGGAATGCAACCGCCGCCCGAAGCGGTAGAGAAATTTGGCTCCTTCGCCTCCATGTCCATACCCAAGCTGTTTATCGCGGGCGTGATACCCGGTACGGTTATGGCTGGTAGCTTGTTGCTGATGAACTACTACATCTCTAAAAAGAATGGCTACAAAGGCCTCACAGAGAACTGGTCTTTCGATGATGTGCGCGCATCCCTGCGCCGAGGTATTTGGGCAGCGTTGGCGCCCTTGATCATCCTGGGAGGCATTTACTCAGGCCTGTTCACGCCGACTGAGTCCGCCATCGTGGCCATTTTCTACACCTTGTTCGTTGGTATCTTTATTCACCGCGAATTGAAATTGCCACGCATTTCGGAATCACTGCGCACGACCACCTGGATTACCGGTCGCGTGCTGTTGATTTTATTCACGGCAACCGCCTTTGGCCGCCTGCTGGTGGAACAACGCATACCCGCTCAAATAGCTGACTCCATGCTGTCCCTCACGGACAACATCTACTTGATCTGGACCATGGTGATTGTCTTCCTGCTGTTCGTCGGTATGTTCATGGAGACGCTGGCAGCCATATTGATCCTGGTCCCCGTGTTGTTACCGGTCATGTACTCGGTGGGGGCTGACCCCACGCATGTGGGTATCGTGGTGATTTGTACCCTGTCCATTGGCTTTATGACACCGCCATTGGGAGAGAATCTTTTTGTGGCCTCGGGTATTGGTGGCGAGACCGTTGAGCGCATCACCGTCAGGGTATTGCCGTTTGTACTGGTGACCACTATTGCGGTATTCACCATCGCGTTTGTGCCCCAGATATCACTGTGGTTACCCAGACTGGTGGGCTACTGA